One genomic window of Arachis hypogaea cultivar Tifrunner chromosome 8, arahy.Tifrunner.gnm2.J5K5, whole genome shotgun sequence includes the following:
- the LOC112706107 gene encoding histone-lysine N-methyltransferase ASHR1 isoform X4 gives MEDLQSVLVDRNLTVSSVPEKGRSLFVTKDFYPGEVIISQEPYVCVPNNNSVQKRCEGCFTTTNLKKCSRCQVVWYCGTSCQKLEWKFHRLECEVLSRLDNDKKKFVTPSIRLMVKLYLRRKLQNEKIIPSTVMDNYNLVEALVSHMSDITKEQLLLYAQMANLVNVILQWPEINIKEIAENFSKFACNAHTICDSELRPLGTGLYPVISIINHSCLPNSVLVFEGRSASVRAVQHVPKGSEVLISYIETAGSTMTRQKALKEQYLFNCTCPRCSKLGQYDDIRESAILEGYRCKNEKCDGFLLRTTDGKGFQCQQCGLVREKEEIKKTATEINSLSEEEASKLSSAGYYQEAISIYKMIEKLQTKLYHPFSISLMRTREKILKSLMELEHWSEALAYCKLTIPVYQSAYPAIHPLLGLQYYTCGKLEWYLGETEEAVKSLTKAVDILRITHGTNTHFVKELLMKLEEARAEASYKSSSKE, from the exons ATGGAGGATTTGCAGAGTGTTCTTGTGGATCGCAACTTAACAGTTTCCAGTGTCCCAGAAAAGGGTCGTTCCCTCTTTGTAACAAAGGATTTTTACCCTG GGGAGGTAATCATAAGTCAAGAGCCTTATGTTTGTGTTCCAAACAACAACTCAGTTCAGAAAAGGTGCGAAGGATGTTTTACAACAACTAACCTTAAGAAATGCTCACGGTGCCAAGTTGTGTGGTACTGTGGAACCTCTTGTCAG AAGTTAGAGTGGAAGTTTCATCGTCTTGAATGCGAGGTCCTCTCTAGGCTAGACAATGACAAGAAAAAATTTGTCACACCATCCATTCGATTGATGGTTAAACTTTATCTTCGAAGGAAACTGCAAAATGAGAAG ATCATACCAAGCACTGTTATGGACAACTACAACTTGGTGGAGGCTTTAGTGTCTC ACATGTCTGACATCACCAAGGAGCAACTGCTGCTGTATGCACAGATGGCTAATCTAGTAAACGTGATACTACAGTGGCCTGAAATCAATATAAAAGAGATTGCAGAAAATTTTTCTAAG TTTGCATGCAATGCACATACCATTTGTGACAGCGAGTTGAGACCATTGGGAACAGGATTGTATCCCGTTATTTCCATTATCAATCACAG CTGCTTGCCCAATTCTGTGTTGGTTTTTGAGGGAAGGTCAGCGTCAGTTCGAGCTGTGCAACATGTTCCCAAAGGTAGTGAG gtACTAATAAGTTACATAGAGACTGCTGGAAGCACTATGACTCGACAGAAAGCTCTCAAAGAGCAGTACCTATTCAATTGTACATGTCCTCGCTGTTCTAAACTG GGCCAGTATGATGATATCCGAGAAAGTGCAATTCTAGAAGGATACAGATGTAAAAATGAAAAATGTGATGGTTTCTTGCTTCGTACTACTG ATGGAAAAGGATTCCAATGCCAACAATGTGGTCTGGTTAGGGAAaaggaagagataaagaaaacTGCAACCGAGATAAATTCACTATCAGAGGAAGAAGCTTCTAAGCTTTCATCTGCCGGCT ATTATCAAGAAGCTATTTCCATATATAAAATGATTGAGAAACTGCAAACAAAACTCTATCATCCTTTCTCCATCAGCTTGATGCGAACTCGAGAGAAGATTTTGAAG TCATTGATGGAGCTGGAACATTGGAGTGAGGCTTTAGCATACTGCAAATTGACCATACCAGTCTATCAAA GTGCATATCCAGCTATTCACCCTCTACTCGGTTTGCAGTACTATACATGTGGAAAACTTGAATG GTATCTGGGAGAAACAGAGGAAGCCGTGAAATCACTGACCAAGGCAGTGGATATACTAAGGATTACTCATGGGACAAACACACATTTTGTGAAGGAACTTTTGATGAAGTTGGAAGAAGCCCGCGCTGAAGCATCTTACAAATCTTCCTCTAAAGAGTAG
- the LOC112706107 gene encoding histone-lysine N-methyltransferase ASHR1 isoform X2, whose product MEDLQSVLVDRNLTVSSVPEKGRSLFVTKDFYPGEVIISQEPYVCVPNNNSVQKRCEGCFTTTNLKKCSRCQVVWYCGTSCQKLEWKFHRLECEVLSRLDNDKKKFVTPSIRLMVKLYLRRKLQNEKIIPSTVMDNYNLVEALVSRILLIFILSSNFQCNEVRFFLYILFFFIYNISIVIVLFNILFHEDMSDITKEQLLLYAQMANLVNVILQWPEINIKEIAENFSKFACNAHTICDSELRPLGTGLYPVISIINHSCLPNSVLVFEGRSASVRAVQHVPKGSEVLISYIETAGSTMTRQKALKEQYLFNCTCPRCSKLGQYDDIRESAILEGYRCKNEKCDGFLLRTTDGKGFQCQQCGLVREKEEIKKTATEINSLSEEEASKLSSAGYYQEAISIYKMIEKLQTKLYHPFSISLMRTREKILKSLMELEHWSEALAYCKLTIPVYQSAYPAIHPLLGLQYYTCGKLEWYLGETEEAVKSLTKAVDILRITHGTNTHFVKELLMKLEEARAEASYKSSSKE is encoded by the exons ATGGAGGATTTGCAGAGTGTTCTTGTGGATCGCAACTTAACAGTTTCCAGTGTCCCAGAAAAGGGTCGTTCCCTCTTTGTAACAAAGGATTTTTACCCTG GGGAGGTAATCATAAGTCAAGAGCCTTATGTTTGTGTTCCAAACAACAACTCAGTTCAGAAAAGGTGCGAAGGATGTTTTACAACAACTAACCTTAAGAAATGCTCACGGTGCCAAGTTGTGTGGTACTGTGGAACCTCTTGTCAG AAGTTAGAGTGGAAGTTTCATCGTCTTGAATGCGAGGTCCTCTCTAGGCTAGACAATGACAAGAAAAAATTTGTCACACCATCCATTCGATTGATGGTTAAACTTTATCTTCGAAGGAAACTGCAAAATGAGAAG ATCATACCAAGCACTGTTATGGACAACTACAACTTGGTGGAGGCTTTAGTGTCTCGTATCCTTTTAATATTTATCTTGTCTTCTAACTTTCAATGTAATGaagttagattttttttatatatacttttttttttcatttataacaTTTCCATAGTCATTGTTCTCTTTAACATTCTCTTCCATGAAGACATGTCTGACATCACCAAGGAGCAACTGCTGCTGTATGCACAGATGGCTAATCTAGTAAACGTGATACTACAGTGGCCTGAAATCAATATAAAAGAGATTGCAGAAAATTTTTCTAAG TTTGCATGCAATGCACATACCATTTGTGACAGCGAGTTGAGACCATTGGGAACAGGATTGTATCCCGTTATTTCCATTATCAATCACAG CTGCTTGCCCAATTCTGTGTTGGTTTTTGAGGGAAGGTCAGCGTCAGTTCGAGCTGTGCAACATGTTCCCAAAGGTAGTGAG gtACTAATAAGTTACATAGAGACTGCTGGAAGCACTATGACTCGACAGAAAGCTCTCAAAGAGCAGTACCTATTCAATTGTACATGTCCTCGCTGTTCTAAACTG GGCCAGTATGATGATATCCGAGAAAGTGCAATTCTAGAAGGATACAGATGTAAAAATGAAAAATGTGATGGTTTCTTGCTTCGTACTACTG ATGGAAAAGGATTCCAATGCCAACAATGTGGTCTGGTTAGGGAAaaggaagagataaagaaaacTGCAACCGAGATAAATTCACTATCAGAGGAAGAAGCTTCTAAGCTTTCATCTGCCGGCT ATTATCAAGAAGCTATTTCCATATATAAAATGATTGAGAAACTGCAAACAAAACTCTATCATCCTTTCTCCATCAGCTTGATGCGAACTCGAGAGAAGATTTTGAAG TCATTGATGGAGCTGGAACATTGGAGTGAGGCTTTAGCATACTGCAAATTGACCATACCAGTCTATCAAA GTGCATATCCAGCTATTCACCCTCTACTCGGTTTGCAGTACTATACATGTGGAAAACTTGAATG GTATCTGGGAGAAACAGAGGAAGCCGTGAAATCACTGACCAAGGCAGTGGATATACTAAGGATTACTCATGGGACAAACACACATTTTGTGAAGGAACTTTTGATGAAGTTGGAAGAAGCCCGCGCTGAAGCATCTTACAAATCTTCCTCTAAAGAGTAG
- the LOC112706107 gene encoding histone-lysine N-methyltransferase ASHR1 isoform X1 — translation MEDLQSVLVDRNLTVSSVPEKGRSLFVTKDFYPGEVIISQEPYVCVPNNNSVQKRCEGCFTTTNLKKCSRCQVVWYCGTSCQKLEWKFHRLECEVLSRLDNDKKKFVTPSIRLMVKLYLRRKLQNEKIIPSTVMDNYNLVEALVSRILLIFILSSNFQCNEVRFFLYILFFFIYNISIVIVLFNILFHEDMSDITKEQLLLYAQMANLVNVILQWPEINIKEIAENFSKFACNAHTICDSELRPLGTGLYPVISIINHSCLPNSVLVFEGRSASVRAVQHVPKGSEVLISYIETAGSTMTRQKALKEQYLFNCTCPRCSKLLVLKGQYDDIRESAILEGYRCKNEKCDGFLLRTTDGKGFQCQQCGLVREKEEIKKTATEINSLSEEEASKLSSAGYYQEAISIYKMIEKLQTKLYHPFSISLMRTREKILKSLMELEHWSEALAYCKLTIPVYQSAYPAIHPLLGLQYYTCGKLEWYLGETEEAVKSLTKAVDILRITHGTNTHFVKELLMKLEEARAEASYKSSSKE, via the exons ATGGAGGATTTGCAGAGTGTTCTTGTGGATCGCAACTTAACAGTTTCCAGTGTCCCAGAAAAGGGTCGTTCCCTCTTTGTAACAAAGGATTTTTACCCTG GGGAGGTAATCATAAGTCAAGAGCCTTATGTTTGTGTTCCAAACAACAACTCAGTTCAGAAAAGGTGCGAAGGATGTTTTACAACAACTAACCTTAAGAAATGCTCACGGTGCCAAGTTGTGTGGTACTGTGGAACCTCTTGTCAG AAGTTAGAGTGGAAGTTTCATCGTCTTGAATGCGAGGTCCTCTCTAGGCTAGACAATGACAAGAAAAAATTTGTCACACCATCCATTCGATTGATGGTTAAACTTTATCTTCGAAGGAAACTGCAAAATGAGAAG ATCATACCAAGCACTGTTATGGACAACTACAACTTGGTGGAGGCTTTAGTGTCTCGTATCCTTTTAATATTTATCTTGTCTTCTAACTTTCAATGTAATGaagttagattttttttatatatacttttttttttcatttataacaTTTCCATAGTCATTGTTCTCTTTAACATTCTCTTCCATGAAGACATGTCTGACATCACCAAGGAGCAACTGCTGCTGTATGCACAGATGGCTAATCTAGTAAACGTGATACTACAGTGGCCTGAAATCAATATAAAAGAGATTGCAGAAAATTTTTCTAAG TTTGCATGCAATGCACATACCATTTGTGACAGCGAGTTGAGACCATTGGGAACAGGATTGTATCCCGTTATTTCCATTATCAATCACAG CTGCTTGCCCAATTCTGTGTTGGTTTTTGAGGGAAGGTCAGCGTCAGTTCGAGCTGTGCAACATGTTCCCAAAGGTAGTGAG gtACTAATAAGTTACATAGAGACTGCTGGAAGCACTATGACTCGACAGAAAGCTCTCAAAGAGCAGTACCTATTCAATTGTACATGTCCTCGCTGTTCTAAACTG TTAGTTTTGAAGGGCCAGTATGATGATATCCGAGAAAGTGCAATTCTAGAAGGATACAGATGTAAAAATGAAAAATGTGATGGTTTCTTGCTTCGTACTACTG ATGGAAAAGGATTCCAATGCCAACAATGTGGTCTGGTTAGGGAAaaggaagagataaagaaaacTGCAACCGAGATAAATTCACTATCAGAGGAAGAAGCTTCTAAGCTTTCATCTGCCGGCT ATTATCAAGAAGCTATTTCCATATATAAAATGATTGAGAAACTGCAAACAAAACTCTATCATCCTTTCTCCATCAGCTTGATGCGAACTCGAGAGAAGATTTTGAAG TCATTGATGGAGCTGGAACATTGGAGTGAGGCTTTAGCATACTGCAAATTGACCATACCAGTCTATCAAA GTGCATATCCAGCTATTCACCCTCTACTCGGTTTGCAGTACTATACATGTGGAAAACTTGAATG GTATCTGGGAGAAACAGAGGAAGCCGTGAAATCACTGACCAAGGCAGTGGATATACTAAGGATTACTCATGGGACAAACACACATTTTGTGAAGGAACTTTTGATGAAGTTGGAAGAAGCCCGCGCTGAAGCATCTTACAAATCTTCCTCTAAAGAGTAG
- the LOC112706108 gene encoding biotin--protein ligase 2 isoform X2: MLLRVLLFHSLLRYPSLRSKPVNKTSVSYCYCNNLSASTFMASSVDCSTLVLCGKSLAEIEAAKAIKSSNTLKLPDNEELSIVLQSELDGENVMRRSFNVDSSMNSLCTDTFGRLLVWSPRLASTHDVVSHNFCELPIGSVCLADVQTKGRGRSKNVWESPLGCLLFSFTLQMEDGRIVPLVQYVVSLAITEAVKDICNKNGLPSVDVKIKWPNDLYLNGLKVGGILCTSTYKLKKFNVSAGIGLNVNNEKPTTCLNTKLRELSVEAYRFQREDVLATFFNKFETFYRLFIDQGFQSLEELYYKTWLHSGQRVIVQEKNDDNVVEHVVTIQGLTSSGYLLAVGDDSQLCELHPDGNSFDFFKGLVRRKLE; this comes from the exons ATGCTGTTGCGGGTTCTTCTCTTTCACTCTCTGCTGCGTTATCCTTCGTTGAGATCAAAACCAGTGAACAAAACAAGCGTTTCTTACTGCTACTGCAATAATCTCTCTGCATCCACGTTCATGGCGTCTTCAG TGGATTGCAGCACACTGGTTTTATGCGGTAAATCATTGGCAGAGATAGAAGCTGCTAAAGCTATTAAGAGCAGTAACACTCTCAAGCTCCCTGACAATGAAGAATTATCAATTGTTTTGCAATCAGAATTGGATGGTGAAAATGTTATGAGAAGGTCCTTCAATGTTGATTCTTCCATGAATTCTCTTTGCACTGATACATTTGGCAGGCTTCTTGTTTGGTCGCCGCGGTTAGCTTCTACACATGATGTAGTTTCACA CAACTTTTGTGAGCTTCCTATTGGTTCAGTTTGTCTTGCTGATGTTCAGACCAAGGGGCGAG GTCGCTCAAAGAATGTCTGGGAGTCTCCCTTAGGTTGTCTCCTGTTTTCCTTTACTCTGCAAATGGAGGATGGGCGAATAGTTCCGTTGGTGCAGTATGTGGTTTCCCTTGCTATTACAGAAGCAGTGAAGGATATTTGCAACAAAAAT GGATTACCCTCTGTTGACGTCAAAATCAAGTGGCCAAATGATCTTTATTTAAACGGCTTAAAAGTTGGTGGCATTCTTTGCACCTCAACCTATAAGTTGAAGAAGTTCAATGTCAGTGCAG GTATAGGCTTGAATGTCAATAACGAGAAGCCAACAACGTGCTTAAATACAAAACTTAGAGAATTGTCAGTGGAGGCTTACCGATTTCAAAGAGAAGATGTTCTGGCAACCTTTTTTAACAAATTTGAGACATTTTATCGTCTATTTATCGATCAAG GATTTCAAAGCCTGGAGGAGCTATATTATAAGACATGGTTGCACAG TGGACAGAGAGTTATTGTACAAGAAAAGAACGACGACAATGTGGTCGAGCATGTGGTAACTATTCAG GGTTTGACATCTTCAGGATATTTATTGGCTGTTGGTGATGATAGTCAGTTGTGTGAGCTCCACCCTGATGGTAATAG CTTTGATTTTTTCAAAGGACTTGTGAGGAGGAAACTTGAGTGA
- the LOC112706108 gene encoding biotin--protein ligase 2 isoform X1 — protein MLLRVLLFHSLLRYPSLRSKPVNKTSVSYCYCNNLSASTFMASSVVDCSTLVLCGKSLAEIEAAKAIKSSNTLKLPDNEELSIVLQSELDGENVMRRSFNVDSSMNSLCTDTFGRLLVWSPRLASTHDVVSHNFCELPIGSVCLADVQTKGRGRSKNVWESPLGCLLFSFTLQMEDGRIVPLVQYVVSLAITEAVKDICNKNGLPSVDVKIKWPNDLYLNGLKVGGILCTSTYKLKKFNVSAGIGLNVNNEKPTTCLNTKLRELSVEAYRFQREDVLATFFNKFETFYRLFIDQGFQSLEELYYKTWLHSGQRVIVQEKNDDNVVEHVVTIQGLTSSGYLLAVGDDSQLCELHPDGNSFDFFKGLVRRKLE, from the exons ATGCTGTTGCGGGTTCTTCTCTTTCACTCTCTGCTGCGTTATCCTTCGTTGAGATCAAAACCAGTGAACAAAACAAGCGTTTCTTACTGCTACTGCAATAATCTCTCTGCATCCACGTTCATGGCGTCTTCAG tAGTGGATTGCAGCACACTGGTTTTATGCGGTAAATCATTGGCAGAGATAGAAGCTGCTAAAGCTATTAAGAGCAGTAACACTCTCAAGCTCCCTGACAATGAAGAATTATCAATTGTTTTGCAATCAGAATTGGATGGTGAAAATGTTATGAGAAGGTCCTTCAATGTTGATTCTTCCATGAATTCTCTTTGCACTGATACATTTGGCAGGCTTCTTGTTTGGTCGCCGCGGTTAGCTTCTACACATGATGTAGTTTCACA CAACTTTTGTGAGCTTCCTATTGGTTCAGTTTGTCTTGCTGATGTTCAGACCAAGGGGCGAG GTCGCTCAAAGAATGTCTGGGAGTCTCCCTTAGGTTGTCTCCTGTTTTCCTTTACTCTGCAAATGGAGGATGGGCGAATAGTTCCGTTGGTGCAGTATGTGGTTTCCCTTGCTATTACAGAAGCAGTGAAGGATATTTGCAACAAAAAT GGATTACCCTCTGTTGACGTCAAAATCAAGTGGCCAAATGATCTTTATTTAAACGGCTTAAAAGTTGGTGGCATTCTTTGCACCTCAACCTATAAGTTGAAGAAGTTCAATGTCAGTGCAG GTATAGGCTTGAATGTCAATAACGAGAAGCCAACAACGTGCTTAAATACAAAACTTAGAGAATTGTCAGTGGAGGCTTACCGATTTCAAAGAGAAGATGTTCTGGCAACCTTTTTTAACAAATTTGAGACATTTTATCGTCTATTTATCGATCAAG GATTTCAAAGCCTGGAGGAGCTATATTATAAGACATGGTTGCACAG TGGACAGAGAGTTATTGTACAAGAAAAGAACGACGACAATGTGGTCGAGCATGTGGTAACTATTCAG GGTTTGACATCTTCAGGATATTTATTGGCTGTTGGTGATGATAGTCAGTTGTGTGAGCTCCACCCTGATGGTAATAG CTTTGATTTTTTCAAAGGACTTGTGAGGAGGAAACTTGAGTGA
- the LOC112706107 gene encoding histone-lysine N-methyltransferase ASHR1 isoform X3 — translation MEDLQSVLVDRNLTVSSVPEKGRSLFVTKDFYPGEVIISQEPYVCVPNNNSVQKRCEGCFTTTNLKKCSRCQVVWYCGTSCQKLEWKFHRLECEVLSRLDNDKKKFVTPSIRLMVKLYLRRKLQNEKIIPSTVMDNYNLVEALVSHMSDITKEQLLLYAQMANLVNVILQWPEINIKEIAENFSKFACNAHTICDSELRPLGTGLYPVISIINHSCLPNSVLVFEGRSASVRAVQHVPKGSEVLISYIETAGSTMTRQKALKEQYLFNCTCPRCSKLLVLKGQYDDIRESAILEGYRCKNEKCDGFLLRTTDGKGFQCQQCGLVREKEEIKKTATEINSLSEEEASKLSSAGYYQEAISIYKMIEKLQTKLYHPFSISLMRTREKILKSLMELEHWSEALAYCKLTIPVYQSAYPAIHPLLGLQYYTCGKLEWYLGETEEAVKSLTKAVDILRITHGTNTHFVKELLMKLEEARAEASYKSSSKE, via the exons ATGGAGGATTTGCAGAGTGTTCTTGTGGATCGCAACTTAACAGTTTCCAGTGTCCCAGAAAAGGGTCGTTCCCTCTTTGTAACAAAGGATTTTTACCCTG GGGAGGTAATCATAAGTCAAGAGCCTTATGTTTGTGTTCCAAACAACAACTCAGTTCAGAAAAGGTGCGAAGGATGTTTTACAACAACTAACCTTAAGAAATGCTCACGGTGCCAAGTTGTGTGGTACTGTGGAACCTCTTGTCAG AAGTTAGAGTGGAAGTTTCATCGTCTTGAATGCGAGGTCCTCTCTAGGCTAGACAATGACAAGAAAAAATTTGTCACACCATCCATTCGATTGATGGTTAAACTTTATCTTCGAAGGAAACTGCAAAATGAGAAG ATCATACCAAGCACTGTTATGGACAACTACAACTTGGTGGAGGCTTTAGTGTCTC ACATGTCTGACATCACCAAGGAGCAACTGCTGCTGTATGCACAGATGGCTAATCTAGTAAACGTGATACTACAGTGGCCTGAAATCAATATAAAAGAGATTGCAGAAAATTTTTCTAAG TTTGCATGCAATGCACATACCATTTGTGACAGCGAGTTGAGACCATTGGGAACAGGATTGTATCCCGTTATTTCCATTATCAATCACAG CTGCTTGCCCAATTCTGTGTTGGTTTTTGAGGGAAGGTCAGCGTCAGTTCGAGCTGTGCAACATGTTCCCAAAGGTAGTGAG gtACTAATAAGTTACATAGAGACTGCTGGAAGCACTATGACTCGACAGAAAGCTCTCAAAGAGCAGTACCTATTCAATTGTACATGTCCTCGCTGTTCTAAACTG TTAGTTTTGAAGGGCCAGTATGATGATATCCGAGAAAGTGCAATTCTAGAAGGATACAGATGTAAAAATGAAAAATGTGATGGTTTCTTGCTTCGTACTACTG ATGGAAAAGGATTCCAATGCCAACAATGTGGTCTGGTTAGGGAAaaggaagagataaagaaaacTGCAACCGAGATAAATTCACTATCAGAGGAAGAAGCTTCTAAGCTTTCATCTGCCGGCT ATTATCAAGAAGCTATTTCCATATATAAAATGATTGAGAAACTGCAAACAAAACTCTATCATCCTTTCTCCATCAGCTTGATGCGAACTCGAGAGAAGATTTTGAAG TCATTGATGGAGCTGGAACATTGGAGTGAGGCTTTAGCATACTGCAAATTGACCATACCAGTCTATCAAA GTGCATATCCAGCTATTCACCCTCTACTCGGTTTGCAGTACTATACATGTGGAAAACTTGAATG GTATCTGGGAGAAACAGAGGAAGCCGTGAAATCACTGACCAAGGCAGTGGATATACTAAGGATTACTCATGGGACAAACACACATTTTGTGAAGGAACTTTTGATGAAGTTGGAAGAAGCCCGCGCTGAAGCATCTTACAAATCTTCCTCTAAAGAGTAG